A genome region from Triticum aestivum cultivar Chinese Spring chromosome 2B, IWGSC CS RefSeq v2.1, whole genome shotgun sequence includes the following:
- the LOC123042626 gene encoding mavicyanin-like, with translation MAATRTILPAVAVMTVLSTASAAIYNIVFKYSPQAHDVLEVSKADYDSCTTASPVTTLNSGNDVVTLIATGTRYFICGFPDHCAGGMKVKIDVMPGSSSSPAPASGPNASNAAPPTPVSAATNVEAMGLGLVVLLAIAGLMA, from the exons ATGGCTGCCACCAGAACCATTCTTCCCGCCGTTGCCGTGATGACCGTCCTAAGCACCGCGTCTGCAGCAATCTACAAC ATCGTCTTCAAGTACTCCCCTCAAGCACACGATGTCCTTGAAGTCAGCAAGGCAGACTACGACTCCTGCACCACCGCTAGCCCCGTCACCACCCTCAACTCCGGGAATGATGTTGTCACCCTCATCGCCACCGGCACCCGCTACTTCATCTGCGGTTTCCCTGACCATTGCGCGGGCGGCATGAAGGTCAAGATCGATGTCATGCCAGGCTCCTCTTCATCACCCGCACCGGCCAGCGGTCCAAATGCAAGCAACGCTGCCCCGCCAACACCTGTCTCCGCTGCAACCAATGTGGAGGCCATGGGGCTTGGCCTcgttgttttgcttgccattgccGGCCTCATGGCTTGA
- the LOC123042627 gene encoding mavicyanin, whose translation MAARRTILLAMAAMAILSTASAAIYNVGEPGGAWDLSTNYGTWASSRNFQTNDQIVFKYSPQAHDVLEVSKADYDSCSTASPVTTLNSGNDVVTLNATGTRYFICGFPGHCAGGMKVKIDVMPGSSSTSPAPASGPSATNAPPPTPVSTATNVEATGFGLAVLLAVVGLMA comes from the coding sequence ATGGCTGCGAGGAGAACCATTCTTCTCGCCATGGCTGCCATGGCCATCCTGAGCACGGCGTCTGCGGCAATCTACAACGTGGGCGAGCCGGGCGGCGCATGGGACCTCAGCACCAACTACGGCACTTGGGCGTCCTCTAGGAACTTCCAAACCAACGACCAGATCGTCTTCAAGTACTCCCCTCAGGCACACGACGTCCTCGAGGTCAGCAAGGCAGACTACGACTCTTGTAGCACCGCCAGCCCCGTCACCACTCTCAACTCCGGGAATGATGTTGTCACCCTCAACGCCACCGGCACCCGCTACTTCATCTGCGGATTCCCTGGTCATTGTGCGGGTGGCATGAAGGTTAAGATTGATGTCATGCCAGGCTCCTCCTCTACGTCACCTGCCCCGGCCAGCGGCCCAAGTGCAACCAACGCACCCCCGCCGACACCTGTCTCCACCGCCACCAATGTGGAGGCCACCGGGTTTGGCCTCGCCGTTTTGCTTGCTGTTGTCGGCCTCATGGCTTGA